One genomic region from Amycolatopsis sp. FBCC-B4732 encodes:
- a CDS encoding beta-N-acetylglucosaminidase domain-containing protein, whose amino-acid sequence MIRHRALFAAVVTVAATLTAAGPAAAGGALPVVSPAPQQIERTAADVPLPSSVALVTDATTDPAAKDLLTSLLRDHGVKTGSRGLVVRLGSTGRDVPEQAEGYALSVSRTGITIGGRDGAGQYYGVQTLRQLFVRNGHGWAIAGAAVRDWPDMALRGSIEGFYGPPWTTADRLRQLAFLGEVKANTYIYSAKDDTYLRARWRDPYPADELATLGQLVRSAGAHHVEFTYALSPGVSICFSSAADVAAVEAKFQAVYDLGVRSFSLPFDDISYTKWNCAADQAAFGAPGQAAAGAAQVSLLNAITEEFGQTHQGVRPLQTVPTEYSDLKDSPYKTELREHLDPSVVVQWTGTDVVPPSVTTAEAAQVSTVYGRKVFLWDNYPVNDYEQSAGRLLLAPYAQRESGLSAYLNGIVANPMNQEAASEVAEFGAADFAWNDAGYSPQRSWPQALARLAGGDPRATAALTVFADLEHLAPTFGPTPWQPQAPVLAAKAADFWRHWNAGDHRALAELRAYAVRVRDAAGVIRGGRVQSAFVAEAGPWLDATALWGGALVTRLDALAAATRGDQAKADRLTAAADDLVTRATAVKTGDTNRWGVRQALVGDGVLDALLGRLRGQA is encoded by the coding sequence CGGGGGTGCGCTTCCGGTCGTTTCCCCGGCTCCGCAGCAGATCGAGCGGACCGCCGCGGACGTGCCGCTGCCGTCGTCGGTCGCGCTCGTCACCGACGCCACCACCGACCCGGCGGCGAAGGACCTGCTGACCTCGTTGCTGCGCGACCACGGCGTCAAGACCGGGAGCCGCGGCCTGGTCGTCCGGCTCGGCAGCACCGGTCGCGACGTTCCGGAGCAGGCCGAGGGGTACGCGCTCAGCGTGTCCCGCACCGGGATCACGATCGGCGGCCGTGACGGCGCCGGGCAGTACTACGGCGTGCAGACGCTGCGGCAGCTGTTCGTCCGGAACGGACACGGCTGGGCGATCGCCGGCGCGGCCGTGCGCGATTGGCCGGACATGGCGCTGCGCGGGTCGATCGAGGGCTTCTACGGTCCGCCGTGGACGACCGCGGACCGGCTGCGCCAGCTCGCCTTCCTCGGCGAGGTCAAGGCGAACACCTACATCTACAGTGCCAAGGACGACACCTACCTGCGCGCGCGGTGGCGCGACCCGTACCCGGCCGACGAGCTGGCCACGCTCGGGCAGCTGGTGCGCTCGGCCGGCGCCCACCACGTCGAATTCACCTACGCCCTCTCGCCCGGCGTCTCGATCTGCTTCTCCTCGGCGGCCGACGTCGCCGCGGTCGAAGCGAAGTTCCAGGCGGTCTACGACCTCGGCGTGCGTTCGTTTTCGCTGCCGTTCGACGACATCTCGTACACGAAGTGGAACTGCGCCGCCGACCAGGCGGCCTTCGGGGCACCCGGCCAGGCCGCCGCGGGCGCGGCGCAGGTCTCGCTGCTCAACGCGATCACCGAGGAGTTCGGCCAGACCCACCAGGGCGTCCGGCCGCTGCAGACCGTGCCGACCGAGTACAGCGACCTGAAGGATTCGCCGTACAAGACCGAGCTGCGCGAGCACCTCGATCCGTCGGTCGTCGTGCAGTGGACCGGGACCGACGTCGTGCCGCCGAGCGTCACCACGGCCGAAGCCGCGCAGGTGTCCACTGTGTACGGTCGCAAGGTGTTCCTCTGGGACAACTACCCGGTCAACGACTACGAGCAGTCGGCCGGTCGGCTGCTGCTCGCGCCCTACGCGCAGCGGGAATCCGGGCTGTCGGCCTACCTCAACGGGATCGTCGCCAACCCGATGAACCAGGAGGCCGCCAGCGAGGTCGCCGAATTCGGTGCCGCGGACTTCGCGTGGAACGACGCCGGGTATTCGCCGCAGCGGTCGTGGCCGCAGGCACTGGCCCGGCTCGCCGGGGGTGACCCGCGGGCCACGGCGGCGTTGACCGTGTTCGCCGACCTCGAACACCTGGCCCCGACGTTCGGCCCGACGCCGTGGCAACCGCAGGCGCCGGTTCTGGCCGCGAAGGCCGCGGACTTCTGGCGGCACTGGAACGCGGGGGACCACCGGGCCCTGGCCGAACTCCGGGCGTACGCGGTCCGCGTCCGCGACGCCGCCGGGGTGATCCGCGGCGGCCGGGTGCAGAGTGCGTTCGTCGCCGAGGCCGGACCGTGGCTGGACGCGACCGCGCTGTGGGGCGGCGCGCTGGTCACCCGCCTCGACGCGCTGGCCGCCGCCACCCGCGGCGACCAGGCGAAGGCCGACCGGCTCACCGCGGCCGCCGACGACCTCGTCACGCGAGCCACGGCGGTCAAGACCGGCGACACCAACCGGTGGGGCGTGCGGCAGGCCCTCGTCGGCGACGGCGTCCTCGATGCTCTCCTGGGCCGGCTGCGGGGGCAGGCGTGA